From the genome of Streptomyces sp. NBC_01116, one region includes:
- the gyrB gene encoding DNA topoisomerase (ATP-hydrolyzing) subunit B, with the protein MLCQKGRFVADSGNPNENIPSTAGENGEVAASYDASAITVLEGLDAVRKRPGMYIGSTGERGLHHLVQEVVDNSVDEAMAGHADTIDVTILADGGVRVIDNGRGIPVGIVPSEGKPAVEVVLTVLHAGGKFGGGGYAVSGGLHGVGVSVVNALSTRVAVEVKTDGHRWTQDYKLGVPTAPLAQHEATEETGTTVTFWADGDIFETTEYSFETLSRRFQEMAFLNKGLTLKLTDERESAKATAGADSADAVEPAEEETARTVTYHYENGIVDFVKYLNSRKGDVIHQSVIDIEAEDKDRLLSAEIAMQWNTQYTEGVYSFANAIHTHEGGTHEEGFRAALTSLVNRYARDKKLLREKDDNLTGEDVREGLTAIISVKLGEPQFEGQTKTKLGNTEAKTFVQKVVHEQLTDWFDRNPNEAADIIRKGIAASTARVAARKARDLTRRKGLLESASLPGKLSDCQSNDPTKCEIFIVEGDSAGGSAKSGRNPMYQAILPIRGKILNVEKARIDKILQNTEVQALISAFGTGVHEDFDIEKLRYHKIILMADADVDGQHINTLLLTFLFRFMRPLVEAGHVYLSRPPLYKIKWGRDDFEYAYSDRERDALVALGKQNGKRIKEDSIQRFKGLGEMNAEELRVTTMDVDHRVLGQVTLDDAAQADDLFSVLMGEDVEARRSFIQRNAKDVRFLDI; encoded by the coding sequence GTGCTGTGCCAGAAAGGGCGCTTCGTGGCCGATTCCGGCAACCCCAACGAGAACATTCCGTCCACAGCGGGCGAGAACGGCGAGGTCGCCGCCTCGTACGACGCCAGCGCGATCACCGTGCTGGAAGGGCTGGACGCGGTCCGCAAGCGGCCTGGCATGTACATCGGCTCGACCGGTGAGCGCGGCCTGCACCACCTCGTGCAGGAAGTCGTCGACAACTCGGTCGACGAGGCGATGGCGGGCCACGCGGACACCATCGACGTCACGATCCTCGCCGACGGCGGGGTGCGTGTGATCGACAACGGCCGGGGCATCCCGGTCGGCATCGTGCCGTCCGAAGGGAAGCCGGCCGTCGAGGTCGTGCTGACCGTGCTGCACGCGGGCGGCAAGTTCGGCGGCGGCGGCTACGCCGTCTCCGGCGGTCTGCACGGCGTCGGCGTCTCCGTCGTCAACGCCCTGTCCACCCGGGTCGCCGTCGAGGTCAAGACCGACGGCCACCGCTGGACCCAGGACTACAAGCTCGGTGTCCCGACCGCCCCGCTGGCCCAGCACGAGGCCACCGAGGAGACCGGTACGACGGTCACCTTCTGGGCCGACGGGGACATCTTCGAGACCACCGAGTACAGCTTCGAGACCCTCTCGCGCCGCTTCCAGGAGATGGCGTTCCTCAACAAGGGCCTCACCCTCAAGCTCACCGACGAGCGGGAGTCGGCGAAGGCGACGGCGGGCGCGGACAGCGCGGACGCGGTCGAGCCCGCCGAGGAGGAGACCGCCCGCACGGTCACGTACCACTACGAAAACGGCATCGTCGATTTCGTGAAGTACCTCAACTCCCGCAAGGGCGACGTCATTCACCAGTCGGTGATCGACATCGAGGCCGAGGACAAGGACCGCCTCCTCTCGGCCGAGATCGCCATGCAGTGGAACACGCAGTACACCGAGGGCGTCTACTCCTTCGCGAACGCGATCCACACGCACGAGGGCGGCACGCACGAGGAGGGCTTCCGCGCGGCGCTGACCTCGCTGGTCAACCGGTACGCGCGCGACAAGAAGCTGCTCCGCGAGAAGGACGACAACCTCACCGGCGAGGACGTCCGCGAGGGCCTCACCGCGATCATCTCGGTGAAGCTGGGCGAGCCGCAGTTCGAGGGCCAGACGAAGACCAAGCTGGGCAACACGGAGGCCAAGACCTTCGTGCAGAAGGTCGTCCACGAGCAGCTCACGGACTGGTTCGACCGGAACCCCAACGAGGCCGCCGACATCATCCGCAAGGGCATCGCCGCCTCGACCGCCCGGGTGGCGGCCCGCAAGGCGCGTGACCTGACCCGGCGCAAGGGGCTCCTGGAGAGCGCCTCGCTGCCGGGCAAGCTCAGCGACTGCCAGTCGAACGACCCCACCAAGTGCGAGATCTTCATCGTCGAGGGTGATTCCGCCGGCGGTTCGGCGAAGTCCGGCCGCAACCCGATGTACCAGGCGATCCTGCCCATCCGCGGCAAGATCCTGAACGTCGAGAAGGCCCGGATCGACAAGATCCTCCAGAACACCGAGGTCCAGGCGCTGATCTCGGCGTTCGGCACCGGGGTCCACGAGGACTTCGACATCGAGAAGCTCCGTTATCACAAGATCATTCTGATGGCGGACGCCGACGTCGACGGTCAGCACATCAACACCCTGCTGCTCACCTTCCTCTTCCGCTTCATGAGGCCGCTGGTGGAGGCCGGGCACGTCTACCTCTCGCGCCCGCCGCTCTACAAGATCAAGTGGGGCCGGGACGACTTCGAGTACGCGTACTCGGACCGGGAGCGCGACGCCCTGGTGGCGCTCGGCAAGCAGAACGGCAAGCGGATCAAGGAAGACTCGATCCAGCGCTTCAAGGGCCTCGGCGAGATGAACGCCGAAGAGCTGCGCGTCACGACCATGGACGTCGACCACCGGGTCCTCGGCCAGGTCACGCTGGACGACGCGGCGCAGGCCGACGACCTGTTCTCGGTGCTCATGGGTGAGGACGTCGAGGCACGGCGCTCGTTCATCCAGCGCAATGCCAAGGACGTCCGCTTCCTCGACATCTGA
- a CDS encoding DUF721 domain-containing protein, with amino-acid sequence MTGVDLARVALRAAKEQARARGAAAQQKKQARRGGGLRSGARSDGRDPQPLGSAINRLITERGWETPAAVGGVMGRWPQIVGDDLANHCVPLRYDDDPDARVLTVSCDSTAWATQLRLLAPQLVARLNADLGQGTVRMIKVVGPGGPERRFGRLRAPGSKGPGDTYG; translated from the coding sequence GTGACCGGCGTCGATCTCGCCCGGGTCGCGTTGCGGGCGGCGAAGGAGCAGGCCAGGGCGCGGGGCGCGGCGGCGCAGCAGAAGAAGCAGGCCAGGCGGGGCGGCGGGCTGCGCTCGGGCGCCCGGTCGGACGGCCGGGATCCGCAGCCGCTGGGCTCCGCGATCAACCGGCTCATCACCGAGCGGGGCTGGGAGACGCCCGCGGCGGTCGGCGGGGTGATGGGGCGGTGGCCGCAGATCGTCGGCGACGATCTGGCGAACCACTGTGTGCCCCTGCGGTACGACGACGATCCGGACGCCCGGGTGCTGACCGTGAGCTGCGACTCGACGGCGTGGGCGACGCAGCTGCGGCTGCTGGCTCCGCAGCTGGTGGCCCGGCTGAACGCGGATCTGGGGCAGGGCACCGTACGCATGATCAAGGTGGTCGGGCCGGGGGGCCCGGAGCGCCGGTTCGGTCGGCTGCGGGCGCCCGGCAGCAAGGGTCCGGGCGACACCTACGGGTGA
- the recF gene encoding DNA replication/repair protein RecF, protein MHVTHLSLADFRSYARVEVPLDPGVTAFVGPNGQGKTNLVEAVGYLATLGSHRVSSDAPLVRMGAERAVIRAAVTQGERSQLVELELNPGRANRARINRSSQVRPRDVLGIVRTVLFAPEDLALVKGDPGERRRFLDELITARSPRMAGVRSDYERVLKQRNTLLKSAAMARRHGGRSMDLSTLDVWDQHLGRVGAELLAQRLDLIATLQPLADKAYGDVAPGGGPVALEYRSSVGEDVGPEHTRDELYEQLIAALEGVRKQEIERGVTLVGPHRDDLLLGLREMPAKGYASHGESWSYALALRLASYELLRSEGNEPVLVLDDVFAELDARRRERLAELVAPGEQVLVTAAVAEDVPGVLAGARYAVTAGEVERV, encoded by the coding sequence ATGCACGTCACCCATCTCTCGCTGGCCGACTTCCGCTCGTACGCCCGGGTCGAGGTCCCTCTCGACCCGGGCGTCACCGCGTTCGTGGGGCCCAACGGGCAGGGCAAGACCAACCTCGTCGAGGCCGTCGGCTATCTCGCCACCCTCGGCAGCCACCGGGTCTCCTCGGACGCCCCGCTGGTGCGGATGGGCGCGGAGCGGGCGGTGATCCGTGCGGCGGTCACCCAGGGCGAGCGCTCCCAGCTGGTCGAGCTGGAGCTGAATCCGGGCCGCGCCAACCGCGCCCGTATCAACCGGTCCTCGCAGGTCAGACCGCGTGACGTGCTCGGGATCGTACGGACCGTGCTGTTCGCGCCGGAGGATCTGGCCCTGGTCAAGGGCGACCCCGGGGAGCGGCGGCGGTTCCTGGACGAGCTGATCACGGCGCGTTCGCCCCGGATGGCCGGGGTCCGCTCCGACTACGAGCGGGTGCTCAAGCAGCGCAACACCCTGCTGAAGTCCGCGGCGATGGCCCGGCGGCACGGCGGCCGCTCGATGGACCTGTCGACGCTCGACGTCTGGGACCAGCACCTGGGCCGGGTGGGCGCCGAACTGCTCGCGCAGCGCCTCGATCTGATCGCCACGCTCCAGCCGCTGGCCGACAAGGCGTACGGGGACGTCGCGCCGGGCGGCGGTCCGGTGGCGCTGGAGTACCGCAGCTCGGTCGGTGAGGACGTGGGCCCCGAGCACACCCGCGACGAGCTGTACGAGCAGCTGATCGCGGCGCTCGAAGGGGTCCGCAAGCAGGAGATCGAGCGGGGCGTGACCCTCGTCGGCCCGCACCGAGACGACCTGCTGCTCGGTCTGCGGGAGATGCCGGCGAAGGGGTACGCGAGTCACGGCGAGTCCTGGAGCTACGCGCTGGCGCTGCGGCTGGCCAGTTACGAGCTGCTGCGCTCCGAGGGCAACGAGCCGGTGCTGGTGCTGGACGACGTCTTCGCCGAGCTGGACGCCCGCCGCCGGGAGCGGCTGGCGGAGCTGGTGGCTCCGGGCGAGCAGGTGCTCGTGACGGCCGCGGTGGCGGAGGACGTCCCGGGCGTGCTGGCGGGGGCGCGGTACGCGGTGACCGCGGGCGAGGTGGAGCGCGTATGA
- the gnd gene encoding phosphogluconate dehydrogenase (NAD(+)-dependent, decarboxylating), with product MELGLVGLGKMGGNMRERIRRAGHTVIGYDRNPDVADVHSLGELVGKLKGPRVVWVMVPAGAATQSTIDELADLLSPGDVVVDGGNSRWTDDEKHAVELGIKDIGFVDCGVSGGVWGLENGYALMYGGTEENVAKVQPVFDALKPEGDFGSVHAGKVGAGHFAKMVHNGIEYAMMQAYAEGWELLEKVDSVTDVREVFRSWQEGTVIRSWLLDLAVNALDDDEHLDKLRGFAADSGEGRWTVEAAIDNAVPLPAITASLFARFASRQDDSPQMKMIAALRNQFGGHAVESKNEN from the coding sequence ATGGAGCTCGGTCTCGTCGGCCTCGGCAAGATGGGCGGCAACATGCGCGAGCGCATCCGCCGCGCAGGTCACACCGTCATCGGTTACGACCGCAACCCGGATGTCGCCGATGTCCACAGTCTCGGAGAGCTTGTGGGCAAGCTGAAGGGCCCGCGGGTCGTCTGGGTCATGGTCCCGGCCGGTGCCGCGACCCAGTCCACGATCGACGAGCTCGCCGATCTGCTCTCGCCCGGCGACGTCGTCGTCGACGGCGGCAACTCGCGGTGGACCGACGACGAGAAGCACGCCGTCGAGCTGGGCATCAAGGACATCGGCTTCGTCGACTGCGGCGTCTCCGGCGGCGTCTGGGGCCTGGAGAACGGCTACGCCCTGATGTACGGCGGCACCGAGGAGAACGTGGCGAAGGTCCAGCCGGTCTTCGACGCGCTGAAGCCCGAGGGCGACTTCGGCTCCGTGCACGCGGGCAAGGTCGGCGCCGGCCACTTCGCGAAGATGGTCCACAACGGCATCGAGTACGCCATGATGCAGGCCTACGCCGAGGGCTGGGAGCTGCTGGAGAAGGTCGACTCCGTCACCGACGTGCGCGAGGTCTTCCGCTCCTGGCAGGAGGGCACGGTCATCCGTTCCTGGCTGCTCGACCTCGCGGTCAACGCGCTCGACGACGACGAGCACCTGGACAAGCTCCGGGGCTTCGCCGCCGACTCGGGCGAGGGCCGCTGGACGGTGGAGGCCGCGATCGACAACGCGGTGCCGCTGCCCGCGATCACGGCGTCGCTGTTCGCGCGGTTCGCCTCGCGTCAGGACGACTCGCCGCAGATGAAGATGATCGCCGCGCTGCGCAACCAGTTCGGCGGCCACGCGGTCGAGTCCAAGAACGAGAACTGA
- the dnaN gene encoding DNA polymerase III subunit beta — protein sequence MKIRVERDVLAEAVAWVARSLPARPPAPVLAGLLLKAEDGALSFSSFDYEVSARVSVDAEIDEDGTVLVSGRLLADICRALPNRPVEISTDGVRATVVCGSSRFTLHTLPVEEYPALPQMPTATGTVPGEVFASAAAQVAIAAGRDDTLPVLTGVRIEIEGDTVTLASTDRYRFAVREFLWKPENADASAVALVPAKTLLDTAKALTSGDTVTLALSGSGAGEGLIGFEGAGRRTTTRLLEGDLPKYRTLFPTEFNSVAVIETAPFVEAVKRVALVAERNTPVRLSFEQGVLILEAGSSDDAQAVERVDAVLEGDDISIAFNPTFLLDGLSAIDSPVAQLSFTTSTKPALLSGRPALDAEADDAYKYLIMPVRLSG from the coding sequence GTGAAGATCCGGGTGGAGCGCGATGTACTCGCGGAGGCGGTGGCCTGGGTGGCCCGCAGCCTCCCGGCCCGTCCGCCGGCGCCCGTTCTCGCGGGCCTTCTGCTGAAGGCCGAGGACGGGGCTCTCAGCTTCTCCAGCTTCGACTACGAGGTCTCCGCCAGGGTCTCCGTGGACGCGGAGATCGACGAGGACGGCACGGTGCTCGTCTCCGGCCGGCTGCTCGCCGACATCTGCCGCGCCCTGCCCAACCGCCCGGTGGAGATCTCCACCGACGGTGTGCGGGCCACGGTCGTCTGCGGCTCCTCCCGCTTCACCCTCCACACACTGCCTGTGGAGGAGTACCCCGCGCTGCCGCAGATGCCGACCGCCACGGGCACCGTCCCCGGTGAGGTCTTCGCCTCGGCCGCCGCCCAGGTCGCCATCGCCGCCGGCCGCGACGACACCCTGCCGGTGCTCACCGGTGTGCGGATCGAGATCGAGGGCGACACGGTCACCCTCGCCTCCACCGACCGCTACCGCTTCGCGGTCCGCGAGTTCCTGTGGAAGCCGGAGAACGCCGACGCGTCCGCGGTCGCCCTGGTGCCCGCCAAGACCCTCCTGGACACCGCCAAGGCGCTCACGAGCGGCGACACGGTCACCCTGGCGCTCTCCGGCTCCGGCGCGGGCGAGGGCCTGATCGGCTTCGAGGGCGCCGGCCGCCGGACGACCACGCGGCTGCTCGAAGGCGACCTGCCGAAGTACCGCACGCTCTTCCCGACCGAGTTCAACTCCGTCGCGGTGATCGAGACGGCCCCCTTCGTCGAGGCCGTCAAGCGTGTGGCCCTGGTCGCCGAGCGCAACACCCCCGTACGGCTCAGCTTCGAGCAGGGCGTCCTCATCCTGGAAGCCGGTTCCAGTGACGACGCACAGGCTGTGGAGCGCGTCGACGCTGTGCTGGAGGGCGACGACATCTCGATCGCCTTCAACCCGACGTTCCTGCTGGACGGCCTGAGCGCGATCGACTCCCCGGTCGCCCAGCTCTCGTTCACCACGTCCACCAAGCCCGCCCTGCTCAGTGGCCGCCCGGCCCTCGACGCCGAGGCGGACGACGCGTACAAGTACCTGATCATGCCGGTCCGCCTCTCCGGCTGA
- the dnaA gene encoding chromosomal replication initiator protein DnaA yields MADVPADLAAVWPRVLEQLLGEGQQGIEPKDKQWIERCQPLALVADTALLAVPNEWGKRVLEGRLAPLISETLTRECGRPIRIAITVDDSAGEPPSPPMHPSHQSQQGHRYPAQPRDDGYDGYGHRPSDDGMPTARPAYPDYQQQRPEPGAWPRTQEDLSWQQPRHGGYQDREQPSGEPYRESDAYRERENEQYREQHAEQWREPYGTGRPQQPQHDYRSQPPEHQGYEQRPDRQDQQQPGPRQGGHGPGRTGGSVPGPMGAQPAPAPGPGEPHARLNPKYLFDTFVIGASNRFAHAAAVAVAEAPAKAYNPLFIYGESGLGKTHLLHAIGHYARSLYPGTRVRYVSSEEFTNEFINSIRDGKGDTFRKRYRDVDILLVDDIQFLASKESTQEEFFHTFNTLHNANKQIVLSSDRPPKQLVTLEDRLRNRFEWGLTTDVQPPELETRIAILRKKAVQEQLNAPPEVLEFIASRISRNIRELEGALIRVTAFASLNRQPVDLGLTEIVLKDLIPGGEESAPEITAPAIMAATADYFGLTVDDLCGSSRSRVLVTARQIAMYLCRELTDLSLPKIGAQFGGRDHTTVMHADRKIRALMAERRSIYNQVTELTNRIKNG; encoded by the coding sequence GTGGCTGACGTACCTGCCGATCTTGCCGCAGTGTGGCCGCGAGTGCTGGAACAACTCCTCGGGGAGGGCCAGCAGGGCATCGAGCCGAAGGACAAGCAGTGGATCGAGCGCTGCCAGCCCCTGGCACTCGTCGCCGACACCGCGCTGCTGGCCGTCCCCAATGAATGGGGCAAGCGCGTCCTGGAGGGCCGGCTCGCGCCGCTCATCAGCGAGACGCTGACCCGCGAGTGCGGCCGCCCCATCCGGATCGCGATCACCGTCGACGACTCCGCGGGCGAACCGCCCTCCCCGCCGATGCACCCGTCGCACCAGAGCCAGCAGGGCCACCGCTACCCGGCGCAGCCGCGCGACGACGGGTACGACGGATACGGCCACCGGCCCTCCGACGACGGGATGCCGACGGCCCGGCCGGCCTACCCCGACTACCAGCAGCAGCGCCCGGAGCCCGGCGCCTGGCCGCGTACCCAGGAGGACCTCTCCTGGCAGCAGCCGCGGCACGGCGGGTACCAGGACCGCGAGCAGCCCTCCGGCGAGCCGTACCGCGAGAGCGACGCGTACCGGGAGCGTGAGAACGAGCAGTACCGGGAGCAGCACGCGGAGCAGTGGCGCGAGCCGTACGGCACCGGGCGCCCCCAGCAGCCGCAGCACGACTACCGGTCGCAGCCGCCCGAGCACCAGGGGTACGAGCAGCGCCCCGACCGGCAGGACCAGCAGCAGCCGGGGCCCCGCCAGGGCGGCCACGGCCCCGGACGGACCGGCGGCTCGGTCCCCGGTCCGATGGGCGCCCAGCCGGCTCCCGCGCCGGGACCCGGCGAACCGCACGCCCGGCTGAACCCGAAGTACCTCTTCGACACCTTCGTCATCGGGGCGTCCAACAGGTTCGCGCACGCCGCGGCCGTCGCCGTCGCCGAGGCGCCCGCGAAGGCGTACAACCCCCTCTTCATCTACGGGGAGTCGGGGCTCGGCAAGACCCACCTGCTGCACGCCATCGGGCACTACGCGCGGAGCCTCTACCCGGGGACCCGGGTGCGGTACGTGAGCTCGGAGGAGTTCACCAACGAGTTCATCAACTCGATCCGCGACGGCAAGGGCGACACCTTCCGCAAGCGTTACCGCGACGTGGACATCCTGCTGGTCGACGACATCCAGTTCCTGGCGAGCAAGGAGTCGACGCAGGAGGAGTTCTTCCACACCTTCAATACGCTGCACAACGCGAACAAGCAGATCGTGCTCTCCTCGGACCGGCCGCCCAAGCAGCTGGTGACGCTGGAGGACCGGCTGCGCAACCGCTTCGAGTGGGGTCTGACGACCGACGTCCAGCCGCCCGAGCTGGAGACCCGGATCGCGATCCTCCGCAAGAAGGCGGTGCAGGAGCAGCTCAACGCCCCTCCGGAGGTCCTGGAGTTCATCGCCTCGCGGATCTCGCGCAACATCCGTGAGCTGGAGGGCGCCCTGATCCGGGTGACCGCCTTCGCCTCGCTCAACCGGCAGCCGGTGGACCTCGGGCTGACCGAGATCGTCCTGAAGGACCTGATCCCGGGCGGTGAGGAATCGGCGCCGGAGATCACCGCGCCGGCCATCATGGCGGCGACCGCGGACTACTTCGGCCTCACCGTGGACGACCTCTGCGGATCCTCGCGCAGCCGGGTCCTGGTGACGGCGCGCCAGATCGCCATGTATCTGTGCCGCGAGCTGACCGACCTCTCGCTGCCGAAGATCGGTGCGCAGTTCGGCGGCCGCGACCATACGACGGTGATGCACGCGGACCGGAAGATCCGGGCCCTGATGGCGGAGCGCCGCTCCATCTACAACCAGGTCACCGAGCTGACCAACCGCATCAAGAACGGCTGA
- the rpmH gene encoding 50S ribosomal protein L34, giving the protein MSKRTFQPNNRRRAKTHGFRLRMRTRAGRAILANRRGKGRSSLSA; this is encoded by the coding sequence GTGAGCAAGCGCACCTTCCAGCCGAACAACCGTCGTCGCGCCAAGACCCATGGCTTCCGGCTGCGCATGCGTACCCGTGCCGGCCGTGCGATTCTCGCGAACCGCCGTGGCAAGGGCCGCAGCAGCCTGTCCGCCTGA
- the rnpA gene encoding ribonuclease P protein component has product MLPTENRLRRREDFATAVRRGRRAGRPLLVVHLCSGDTDPHVTGETVPPPRAGFVVSKAVGGAVVRTAVKRKLRHLVRDRLAQLPPGSLVVVRALPGSGDADHAQLARDLDAALQRLLGGGAR; this is encoded by the coding sequence GTGCTGCCTACCGAGAATCGGCTGAGGCGGCGCGAGGACTTCGCGACCGCGGTACGACGAGGACGTCGAGCCGGACGTCCACTGCTCGTCGTCCATCTATGCAGCGGTGACACGGACCCGCACGTGACGGGGGAGACTGTTCCCCCGCCGCGTGCGGGTTTCGTTGTCAGCAAGGCCGTGGGGGGCGCAGTCGTCCGTACCGCGGTGAAGCGGAAGCTTCGCCACCTGGTCCGCGACCGGCTGGCTCAGCTGCCCCCCGGTAGCCTTGTTGTCGTACGGGCGCTGCCCGGTTCGGGCGACGCCGACCATGCACAGCTGGCCCGAGACCTGGACGCCGCCCTTCAGCGGCTGCTGGGAGGGGGCGCGCGATGA
- the yidD gene encoding membrane protein insertion efficiency factor YidD yields MKYPLLALIKLYQWTISPLLGPVCRYYPSCSHYGYTSIDRHGAIKGTALTAWRILRCNPWSPGGVDHVPPRKRPRWHELLRNALRGEKGGESAADVPSGGSVSEPPSPAAETSPNAQGA; encoded by the coding sequence ATGAAGTACCCGCTGCTTGCTCTCATCAAGCTGTACCAGTGGACGATCAGTCCACTCCTCGGGCCTGTCTGCCGTTATTACCCGTCGTGTTCCCACTATGGATATACGTCGATCGACAGGCACGGTGCCATCAAGGGAACAGCGCTGACGGCCTGGCGCATCCTGCGGTGCAATCCGTGGTCACCCGGCGGTGTGGATCATGTTCCGCCACGCAAGCGTCCGCGGTGGCACGAGCTGCTGCGCAATGCCCTGCGCGGCGAAAAGGGCGGGGAGTCCGCCGCTGATGTGCCGTCCGGGGGGTCGGTCTCCGAACCTCCGAGCCCGGCCGCAGAGACCTCGCCCAATGCTCAAGGAGCCTGA
- the yidC gene encoding membrane protein insertase YidC, producing the protein MDTIASLFSFITTPVSWVIVQFHKVYGALFGDDSGWAWGLSIVSLVVLIRICLIPLFVKQIKSTRNMQVLQPKMKAIQERYKNDKQRQSEEMMKLYKETGTNPLSSCLPILAQSPFFFALYHVLSSIASGKKIGAINQDLLDSARQAHIFGAPLAAKFTDSVEKVTSLDASLMDVRIVTAIMIVLMSASQFFTQRQLMTKNVDLTVKTPYMQQQKMLMYIFPVIFAVMGINFPVGVLVYWLTTNVWTMGQQMYVINQNPTPGSKAQDAYLQRVLKSVSAHEQVRGRTRRNTVKAIVAKGPDRNDIERKFITGLGKLGLAAQEDGTVQKSETAAADAEGSQAHKRQQPKRQTKAKRQTAGATAGGAKDTESSEAGSKTSLEKQDDKPKSADKPASGSSRQAKSGQRKGPQRPKHPSKK; encoded by the coding sequence GTGGACACGATTGCCAGTCTGTTCAGCTTTATCACCACACCCGTCTCATGGGTCATCGTTCAGTTCCACAAGGTCTACGGGGCGCTCTTCGGCGACGACTCCGGCTGGGCCTGGGGCCTGTCGATCGTGTCCCTGGTGGTGCTGATCCGGATCTGCCTGATCCCGCTCTTCGTGAAGCAGATCAAGTCGACCCGCAACATGCAGGTGCTCCAGCCGAAGATGAAGGCGATCCAGGAGCGCTACAAGAACGACAAGCAGCGTCAGTCCGAAGAGATGATGAAGCTGTACAAGGAGACGGGCACCAACCCGCTCTCCTCGTGCCTTCCCATCCTGGCGCAGTCCCCGTTCTTCTTCGCCCTGTATCACGTGCTGTCGTCCATCGCCTCGGGCAAGAAGATCGGGGCGATCAACCAGGACCTGCTGGACAGCGCGCGCCAGGCGCACATCTTCGGCGCCCCGCTGGCCGCGAAGTTCACGGACAGCGTCGAGAAGGTCACCTCGCTCGACGCTTCCCTGATGGACGTCCGGATCGTCACCGCGATCATGATCGTGCTGATGTCGGCTTCGCAGTTCTTCACCCAGCGCCAGCTGATGACGAAGAACGTCGACCTGACGGTGAAGACCCCGTACATGCAGCAGCAGAAGATGCTGATGTACATCTTCCCGGTCATCTTCGCCGTGATGGGCATCAACTTCCCCGTCGGTGTCCTCGTCTACTGGCTGACCACGAACGTCTGGACCATGGGTCAGCAGATGTACGTGATCAACCAGAACCCGACGCCGGGCAGCAAGGCGCAGGACGCCTACCTCCAGCGGGTCCTCAAGAGCGTGTCCGCCCACGAGCAGGTCCGCGGCCGCACCCGGCGCAACACCGTCAAGGCCATCGTCGCCAAGGGTCCCGACCGCAACGACATCGAGCGCAAGTTCATCACCGGCCTCGGCAAGCTGGGTCTCGCGGCCCAGGAGGACGGCACGGTGCAGAAGAGCGAGACCGCCGCGGCCGACGCCGAGGGCAGCCAGGCGCACAAGCGCCAGCAGCCCAAGCGCCAGACCAAGGCGAAGCGCCAGACGGCCGGTGCCACGGCCGGTGGAGCCAAGGACACGGAGTCCTCGGAAGCCGGTTCCAAGACCTCGCTCGAGAAGCAGGACGACAAGCCGAAGTCGGCGGACAAGCCCGCCTCCGGCTCCTCACGCCAAGCCAAGTCCGGACAGCGCAAGGGCCCGCAGCGGCCCAAGCACCCGTCCAAGAAGTAG
- a CDS encoding R3H domain-containing nucleic acid-binding protein: MTEGTTSTAAAEAGSDTLTRLEQEGEIAADYLEGLLDIADLDGDIDMDVEADRAAVSIISESARDLQKLVGRDGEVLEALQELTRLAVHRETGDRSRLMLDIGGFRAKKREILAALGAKAADEVKSSGEPVKLDPMTPFERKVVHDAIAAAGLRSESEGEEPQRFVVVLPA; the protein is encoded by the coding sequence GTGACGGAAGGCACCACCTCCACGGCCGCCGCTGAGGCCGGCAGCGACACGCTGACCCGCCTGGAGCAGGAGGGCGAGATCGCGGCCGACTACCTCGAAGGGCTGCTCGACATCGCCGACCTCGACGGCGACATCGATATGGACGTCGAGGCGGACCGGGCCGCGGTGTCGATCATCAGCGAATCGGCGCGTGACCTCCAGAAGCTCGTGGGCCGTGACGGTGAGGTCCTGGAGGCGCTCCAGGAGCTGACGCGGCTCGCCGTCCACCGGGAGACGGGCGACCGCAGCCGGCTGATGCTGGACATCGGTGGCTTCCGGGCCAAGAAGCGCGAGATCCTCGCGGCGCTGGGTGCCAAGGCCGCGGACGAGGTCAAGAGCTCGGGCGAGCCGGTGAAGCTGGACCCGATGACGCCGTTCGAGCGCAAGGTCGTGCACGACGCGATCGCCGCGGCCGGTCTCCGGAGCGAGTCGGAGGGCGAGGAGCCGCAGCGCTTCGTCGTCGTTCTCCCGGCCTGA